A stretch of DNA from Spiroplasma endosymbiont of Nebria brevicollis:
GATAATTCCTTTTTCAGCATAAACTAAAGGAAACATACCATCAGGAGTAAAACCAAAAGTTGGACTTCCTTCTTGTTTCATATATGTATTAATTGAATCTCATGTTGTTTCTTCAGTTAAACCAAAGATAACACGAATTCGACGTTTAGGAACATAACCATGGTCTTTTAAATATTTTAAACAATATAAAATAATAATTGTTGGACCTTTATCATCTAAAACACCACGACCATATAAGATGTCATCAATAATTTCAGGATTAAAAGGAGGAATTTTTCATTCGTCTAAATTACCTGGTGGTACAACATCAAGGTGACCTAATATGGCAAAAATTTCTTCACCCTCACCAAATTCTAAATATCCATATTTACCTTTGGGGTCACGGACAGTAGTAAACCCTAAACTTTCACCTAATTCCATCGCAAAAGTTAATACTTCAGCAACACCAATCCCATAAGGGGCATCTTTAGTGGGCGTTTGAGCAAAAGATTTTATTTTAACAATATCTCTAATTTTTACCATGGCTTGGGAGAAATAAGTATCTTTTAATAATTTTTCATTGAATTCCATATGTTTCACGCTCCTAAATAATTATGCAATATTATACAACAATGTTATAAGTCATTAACCTTTTACATAGTACTATTAATTATAATATCAATTATAAGTTCATTTAACAATCCCCAACCGACATTTGTACAAAATAATTGTTGATTATTAATAACTATTTGACCATTATCCAATAATCTTGTAATTAATTGTTGGTTATTAACCATATCTTTCTTAAAATTTTTTGTCAACTTAACACCACTTCTTAATAGTAAACCTTGCAATAATTTATTAATAAAACATTGCTTACTATCAAGATAAGTAATTGTTTTCTGATAAAGAATGTCGTCACTATTAGTAATTACCTGTGTTCCCTTATTAGTTACTATATAAGAAACAGCATTTGGCCCTAATCCATAATAGTTTTCTAATAAACAACAACCAATAGTATATTGTGAATAGTTACTACTATTTTTTGCATAACTATAATATTCATAGTTGTAGTAATTATGAAGTGTTAAGAAATCATTAATTATTTTTTTAAACTGTAGGTTAACATGAGCAGAAGCATTATCAAAACTAATGTGTGGTGCTTGCAAGAAAATACATTGTTGTAAATCACATAATAATTGTTCCTTTGTCTGGTTAGGAATATTATAATTTAAATCAAGTGAAAAATTAGTAAAACCCATCTTAATACTATTATGAATAATAGTATTGATTGGTAATTGATTAGTTAGTGCTTGTTGAAATGTTGTCACTTTTCACACTAAACGGTTAACACCAAATGTTTGCAATTATTTTAGAATATTATTGCTAATAGTATCAATACTAGTTTCAAAACTATACTGATTAATATTTTTGACAATGGGTGCTAACAACAATAATATTTTTTTTAAAAATAACAAAGGCATTGCTTTGGTACTATTAGCAATATAAATTGTTTTTAATGCTAAATCATATTGTTTAGTAATATGATGTATCTCATATGCCATTTTTCTTAAAAACTGTTGTGCAACTTGAAAATCATCATGAACTAAATCAGGAATATATAAATATAAATGTTGAATCTTAGAAGGATATTTCATAATTAAATAATACTACGTTTATTAAAGCATTAATTGTAAAATTGGAAAAAATATCATTAAAATATTAAGTAAACTAGTCTTATTATTTATAATACCTGCATTATTGGTACATTACTACATTCATTTGTTGATGGTTGAGTGCTGACAAAACTATCAACACTACCATTTATTACTTTGCTATCAAAGTTATTATCAATATTGCTTTGAGTAATGATTGGTGATACGTTTTCTTTTAAAAAGTAATTTTTAAAGTTATTATAAATATCAAATTCATTTTCTATCAAAAGAAAAGCGTTTATTCCTGCTCCAATCCGTGTAAAAAGTGGATTATCAAAAATCATACTAAAAGTATAATTAAATCGTTTAGAGAATGAAGGTGGAAAACTAAACATATAACCCATTGCTAATAATTCAAAACTAAAATCTAGTTTTTCCATTACTTTAATAATTTTTTCAAGATTATTGTTATTATCAAAAGTCTGATTACTTTCTATTAATGATGTTGCATTTTCATTGTTATTTTGTCGCTTTCAACTATTTAGTGCTTTTAGAAAAACAATGATAATTTTGCTTATTGCGCTACTGCTTAGTAAACAGAAAGCTAGTATTGGTATGTTATTAAAATTAAGAAATAAAGTTTCTTGTTTATTTAAAATGATATTTTGGTCAAGATTATTTAACCATTCGTCATCCATTTCGCCTCACGGTAAATTTGAACGCATTAACATTATTCCCAAAGGAATAGGTAAACTTAATGTTTTAATAAAAAAATCAATAAAAAATGCTTTCTTAGAATTATAGTATAATTTTTGACTTGTTTTTTTTAGATCTTCTACCATTCCAATAAAAGCAATAACTGCTGCTTCATGTGAAGCTAAAATAGTCTTTCTTTGTCTTGTTGAAAAATCTATTAAAGTATCACCAATATTTTTAAATGTATTTCATATTGTTGTTTTTCGCGTTTTATTTTCTATAATACTATCATTATCATTCTGATTAGTTATTAATTGTTGCGTATCGCTTTCATTACTAATTGTTAGTTCGTTTTGCTGATTAGGCATTTTTAATCTTCCTTTCAAAATAAAAAAAATCAATTATTTTTTTTAAAAAATAATTGATTGAAAACTGTATTTAGTTTATGCAATACATTATATATAAATTTGTTAAATTATGTATTATATATGCATTTGTTCATTTATAAGTTTAATAGGCACATAGCACTGTTTAGTTAAGTTGAACATCTTATTTTGGATTTGCACTAAATTACTACTCGGAGACATTTTTAATTTTAAAATATTCTACTTATAAATTATTTTAAAATTGAACACTAATTAAATTAGCGTTCAATTGTTATTTTTAAGTTCGTGCTTTTCAGTTTTGTTCTTTAATAATATTTTCATTACCTTTTGATGATAATTTAGTTGTTCAACGTGGGTAATTTTCTGCTTTATTTTTAGCATTAACTACATTCATGGGATCTAAATTGTATAGTTCAGTTGTTCCACTCTGACTAGCTGGTCGATGTAAAACAATAGTTCAAGAATAAGTTTTTTCATTACTAGCTTCTGATAAATCATTAGTAAATGAATCACGGAACATTCAGGCTCCTGCATAATCTTTACGATATAATTTATCACTAACCCCCTCAATAGTTTCTGCTTTTTCCCACACTGTTTGAATTTGGTTTAATGTTCAATGATTAACATTTAATTTAGCTGTAGATTTAGGTACTTTTGTTGTTGATGTTTGTCTCATAGCAGTTTTTGGTTGTGTTCTTACTTCATGATTTTTCGTATCTGATTTTTCTTTTCTAAATTCAGAATCATCTGGCTGTCCTTGCGTTGTACCTTGAACATCAAACCCACCTTGATTTTGTGGTTCATAACTAATTGGCATAGAATTAGTAGTAGCATCACTCAATACTTGTGGCTCTTTAATTGATGAATCTTTACTTTCATCAGGTAAATTATCATATTTTGAAATACTAGATGAAGTAGTTGATTTTTCATTGTTAGGTCGTGAATAAATTGATGTATCTGTTGTAGATGCTGTTAATGTTATTTTTGGTTCTGAACTATTTTCTAACATTGGTTCTGCTAATCGCACCGGATTATTTTGATTATTACTTTCTTGATTTTGGTTAGATACAACTGCTTCTGAAACATAGGCGCCTGTATTGGTAGATGCTTCACCTGCAGTACTTGTATAAGTAAGAGTAGAGGTTGGTGATGATTCAGTATTATTTTTACCATTTTCTAAAATATTAGGTGTTGTTTCAAAACTATTTTGACTTTGAACACTAGATTGTTGATCAGGAAAAGTCGTATTATTAGTTACCGTAATATTAATAGGTTGCTGACTAGTAGGGGTAGAGGTAGGAGTTAGTGTTTCTGTTTGCGTGCTTGCTAGTGGGATAGAAATTTCATTTTCTTGTGGAATAGGAGTTGGTTCAACAACAGGTAATGGTTTTTCTGGTTGTATAACTGGTACTAATAAAGCGTTGGAACTATATTTTGAACTAATATTAATTAATAATCAAATACTATTACCTACTAAAAAAATAGCGCCTAATGTTGCTAATTCTCATGGTAGAAAAACAGCAACCACAAGACCAAGAGTATTGATTGGATTATTAACATCTTTTTGAATTAGAAAATTTACAACGTCAAAACGAATATAGGTAAAGACAATAAAACCCACAACTAGTAATGTTGAAAAAATAAAACTAATTAAACTAAATAGTGCTGAAAAACCATTTTTAGTTCTAATAAACACAAAGGGAATGACAACTAAACCGATTGCGAATGCTGAAACAGCAAAAATAATAGCACTTAATTCTCCAAAACTCATTTTTAAGGTATTAGGGGCCATCGTGTTAAAAACAGTAATATAATAATCAATTCCTTCACGAAAAAATATTCAGCATACTGCTCAACCAATTAATAAGATTAGAGCAATAAATCCCCCGCTAATCATAATTGCTAACCGATTATACAAACCCATCCGATGCACTTTAGGACTTGCTACGACAACTGATGTTGTAATTGATTCAGAATTTGTTTCTTCAATCATAAAAAAGACCCCAATCTATTCTAGTATATTCACTTATTTTAATTAATTATATCAAAATAAATTACTATAATGTCGTGTAATCAATTCCAGTAGACTTCTGAGTTAAAAATGAGAAAAAAATAACTTTCTTTTTTAAAATTAAAATTATAACAGAGTATTTAGAAGTTCACTCTAAAGTGTATGAAACCATATATCTAGAAGGAATAACATAATAATTCAATAACATTCTGTTATAATTTGGGAAATTAAAAGGATAATTCCGTTTTTTAATATTATAGATGTTTAATAAAGAATTTTCTTTTTATACTATTTTAATTCGTTTATTTGGTTGTTTTGCTTTAAAATCAGGTATTATTAAAACTACAATTATTTATAACTATACCAAAATGTAAGTTTTTCGCAGCATATCCTACAAAACTTATATGTCATCTTAGATAAATATCATTATCATTATGAGCGATTAGAACTCAAGCATGTAATGTCACAAGCATACCAACTGGACTTGTATATTCATGTTGAATATATCAAAATTGGTTTTTATCAATGTCAGTAGTATTAATATTTAATTGTGTTCCTGTACGATTACCTTTACCATATTTTGAACTAACTTCAATGTAAGAGGTTTGATCAAAAGTTAAAGTTGGATATAATTTGATAAAAGTTGCTCAATCATGAGCATATTTAGTTCAAGAAGAAAGAAGAACAATATTTGGACCATCAACGTCGCGTCGCGATTGTAGGTGATATTATAACTATATGAATAGTTATAAGCAATACCTTGATTAAGGTCATCCCTATTTCATTTATTACAATAAACTTCAATTAAATTATTACTACTATCAAAAATATAATTCATAGCATAGTTTTTGTATAAATTACTTTGTCCATCAACAGGTGGTGATTGTAAAAGTAGTTTAACAAATATTAATAATACTATTTGTTAAACTACTTTTACTTATAAAATATTTACCTAAATTATTAGCAACGTTCGCGTCAATACCACCTGGATTACGTTCTGCTTGAGCAATATAATACAAACCTAACGTTTCACTCAAACCATTACTATGTGCTACTTTATTAGCTGATTGTTGGCTACTAATATCAATATGGTTTTCAACATCACCCATTTGTAAATATTTTCAACTACTATTATCACCACTAAAGTAATTATCGCTATAAGTACTTTTGCTATATGGATTATAACTATCTTTAACACTTGTTACTTGTTTATGACTATCCATTTCTTGTTGAATGTTATTTAACGTACTTTTATCGGTATCAGAAAGTTTTAAACTAGAATCAATCGTTAGATTCCCATTGCTATCAACAATAAATGCATTTCGTGAGGGTGTCCCATCAGATAATTTACCAACAGCATGACTTGTATCATAACTATAATATTTACTATCAGTTGTTGATTGATTAGTAATTCAGCTGTCTTGGTTTAAATAACCAAAGGTATTATTAAACAATGATATTGGTGTTTGGACATCAGTAGGACTACTAGTAAGGTTGTTATTAATAGTAGTATTGTTATTAGTAACATTTAAAGCAACATTGCTTGCTAATGATAGAGTAGTTAAACTACTTAAAATAATTAATAATTGTTTCATGATTATTGCTCCCGTTCTACATATGATAAATTATTTGACTTAGGTTTTATATCTTTTGAAAATAATGGAACATTACTAATTTCTAATAAATTATCCAACGATAGTAAGTTAAAATTGAATTTAATACCTGGAAAATGTTATTTGAAATCAACAAAAAATATGGAAATATTTAACTTATCATAGAGAAAAAATACTAAGAAAATAAAAAGACACCCCCAATAAAAATTAAGGAGTTTTATAAATGAAATCATTATTAAAAGTAGTTACTATTTTAAGTTTAACATTATCTAGCACAGTTAATATCATTGCATGTGATCAATCACACGCGAAAGATAATCCTAATATACCACCAACTAATCCTGATATATCTTTTGATATATCAAATCTTGATTCAATTAATCATAAGCTAGTAGTTTATGAAACAACAAGATATAAGGATTTTAATAACGATATTTTAAATAGCAAAGAATTACTAATGTTAAAACCTAAACTTAACGGAACTATCAAAATCCAATATTTTGAAAAATTTGATAATAGAGACATTACTAGTTTACTTATTGGTCCAATGGAAGTAAAAGTAGTAGTAACTATTACTAATGATACTTTTTATTTTGGTAAAACTAATCCTTTAGAATTAGACCTTGTTCAAGGTAAAATGGATTTAAGTCAACACTTAACTAGTTTAAATTATCTATTAGGAAAGATTACTGTTACTCCTGGTGAAACTTATAATTATTTAACTAGTCAAATAATTAATGCTCAAGAATTTTTAGCATTAAGACCACATCTTGAACAATACATAATTGAATACTATGACAAGCCAAATGGTAATAGTATTATTAATAACCAACAAAATGTTGGTTCTATTTGAGTAGTTATTACTGCTACAACATCACCAGAAGATAGATTTTATCAAGGTTCAACTAAACCTTTAAAAATAAATTTAAATAAAACATTATTAAATAAAGAAATCACTGAACTGGATGGTCCTAGTAGGGTACCAATGAATTTTAATAAGTTTTTTTATGATTGAAATCAGTTGATAATGTTTTCTCAGCAAGTTTACAATTTAAAAACAAAATTAGTACGCGGTTATCAAATTCATTATTATGATAAACCAAATGGTAAAGATATTACTAATCAAAACCAAGACCGAATAAAATTTTATGTAGTAATCACAGATGCAGATAATGACCCAGTTTATCAAGGTTCTACAAATTTTATCCCTGTAAGTACTGGAAAAATCAATATTTCAGAATATTTATCAATATTAGAAATTAGTTCTAAAAAACTTTTTGTTAATACTAATAAAAGATATAGTGATTTAGATTCTCAAATTAGAAATGATTGATATATTAAAAATTTGCATATTCCGATAAAAACTAATTTTCAAATTCATTATTTTAAAGATAAAGAACAATATTTTGAAATAACTAATGATTATCAATTTGCAAACACTTTTTATATTACAATTACAACTGCAAATGATGATCCAATTTATTAAGGAACAACACAACCTATTAAAGTTAGTTTTGAAAAACAAGATTTATTTGAGACGATACATTCATTAAATGATGATAAAAATCCTTACATTTTTAATCCACAAAATAAATGGCATGATTTTGATAATCAAATCATAAACTCACAAGCTTTTAAAAAGCTATCAGTTCCATTAAAAGATGGGTATAAAATAAGATACTATAGTGACCAATCAAAAACTACAGATATTACTAATAAGCAACAAGAAAGAACTGACTTTTGAGAATGACAGGAAGTTTGAGTTGTGATTAGTGCTGCTTGAAATGATGACAATTATATAGGTTCTACTTATGCATTAGACCTTAATATAAATGTTAATAAGGTAAATTTAAAAGATGCTTTAAATAATCTTGATTCAATTAATCATAAAATTCATGCAGCAGATCCATCACAATTAGAACCTTATTTTTGATTAATTGAAGATATAAAAAATAGCAGCGAAATTAAAAACCTTAATCCAAGTTTATTTGATATTACAAAGGGTAATTATGAAGGGGTATTGAATTTTTATCAAGATTCACAATGTATAATTAATATAAATAATGAATTACAAAAAACTGGAACAGTTTATATAGTTATTATTTCTCCAGAATATCATTGATATTATTATGGTTATACAAATCCAATAGCATTTACTTTATTATAGATGTTCATTGCTTTTCTAAAATTTATGAAAATTCGTTATTATATTAACCAAAAAATGAAACAAGAAATAACTAATGAACCACAAAATTTAGATTTATTTTATGTAGTTATTAGTATATATTGAACTGATAGTAATTACTATGGTTCGACAGTTCCATTTGCTTGTAAATTAAGTAAGAAAAAAAATATAAGATTGAAAGCAGGAAAATAAAAATGAAATTATTACATATAAAAAATTATAGAACTCTTAAAGAAGCTAAATTTAATTGGGAGTGTAACAAAAATCCGGAATTAATTATTCAATATTGTCTGATTATCATTTGAGACGAGAAATAATTAAGAATTTTTATGCAATTGTAATTTAATAATACTCTTAATTATAAATAATTACAACTAAAATACATATTCTAATTATTTTCAATAGTTTAGTATATTTAAAGACACAAAAAATACTTACTAAACAGACATTTAATAAGTTTTCAAGATTTAATTTAAAAATTAGATTATGGTTTTAAATTTATTTCTTGACATTTAAAGATAATAATTTGCTTATATGTTTCAATATTATAAGTGCGATTACCAAGCATTGATTTTAAAATATGTCAAACATTAATTTCAGCAAAACAACCAATATTTTCTTTACAAGATTGATTAGTAATGCCTTGTTTATTATTAAGAAAGTATTTTTTCTTTAGTTTTTTATGTTTTAAGGTTTTAAGATAATCCAGTAATTTATCATATTCACCATTTTCAATAAAATTTCTACAAGTATTATATTCTTGATAATACTTGCCTTTATTACCGGCAATAATGCCAAGATATAGTACTTTAATTAAATGAAATTTATCTAAAATAAATTTAGCATTAAGATATTCAGCAGTTTTTTTAATTCAACCAGCACTATCACCACAAATGATTACTTGTGCTTGGTCAAAATTTTCAAAAAATTGTTTTCCTTGTTCTAAAATAAAGTCAGCGGTTTTCTCAGCACCAAGCACGGTTTTATTAGGTCTTATAATGACACTTGCTCTTTTATTAACTAATGTATGATTAATATTATCTGTATAAAATACTACTAATCGCATGGAATATTTATTAATTTTACGCTTGTATTCTCAAAATTTTCGATGACCATCATCAATACTAATATAAATAGGTTGGTTTGGTTCTAGTTTAATTTTACTAATATTTTGTATGACAATTACATATTTCTTAAATATACGACAAATAGTC
This window harbors:
- a CDS encoding Mbov_0401 family ICE element transposase-like protein, whose amino-acid sequence is MSWNYREQYQKINQLNLEYIKKRWEKLDLKLFKTRDKSKYMVVDFEKRKRNTIYGVVIYKRRIYKYYNTESNQLVYVCLVDEKLELPKYKRIGEDIEQNVIAYFADGKRYKDIRHTMLQANVNRMTICRIFKKYVIVIQNISKIKLEPNQPIYISIDDGHRKFWEYKRKINKYSMRLVVFYTDNINHTLVNKRASVIIRPNKTVLGAEKTADFILEQGKQFFENFDQAQVIICGDSAGWIKKTAEYLNAKFILDKFHLIKVLYLGIIAGNKGKYYQEYNTCRNFIENGEYDKLLDYLKTLKHKKLKKKYFLNNKQGITNQSCKENIGCFAEINVWHILKSMLGNRTYNIETYKQIIIFKCQEINLKP